In the Clavelina lepadiformis chromosome 8, kaClaLepa1.1, whole genome shotgun sequence genome, one interval contains:
- the LOC143468487 gene encoding complement receptor type 2-like isoform X1 produces MFFYLKLKIFAVLCFFAITVVSMANDQVCSDRDENNVESGRKCRKSCETDQDCRNPNKQCLCDDLCGMSCVNPDWICSELEQLENVSIEGNRTYGSEVTYICNDGYVLVGSSTRRCRSDKTWTGSAPYCDAFECPYPARISRAFPETEKRVFFLGDVVTYECNYGYILSGNPNITCTRQGWTTNLIQCTRVECGPPPNITDGYWEGNDFHFGCRVTYHCHVGYEFQQRKHFISCSTDGIWQGDVPSCKVKTCSAPIAPVNGEVNDDGIDYTYGNEISYICDPGYELNGSDVGRCNENRTWGDAPNCIDRRCLVPSAPAHSLASRNPQTRVLPSQNISFSCSEGFTMIGPTTIFCSYEGTWSNDFPECVARRCTPRGECQFPFMHEGKSHKSCIQSRYGAFCETATSREGFARCDRTCPVGRSSWSSWSSCSEGCAEGQQSRTRRCQNPPGGARCEGQGFERKECNIQTCLSDGGVRVNNKIYKLLTIASKYNQAAAKCAQLPGRLAMLKTKEIFDKVLTILSHNGVYYIGMKQIKGTWRYSDGSRVPLRGDGGFHRWAWGQPDNLWFNEHCGSVRTGPRNWNDINCGERIHFVCEIDINPCSNNPCQNGGLCRKTDNSFKCNCIKPYKGDICDQAVTCDRPDVTSSIEITGKHEDTYIHGSTISFECKSQNEVLSGNTKITCTDRGTWNKIPPTSCRFDPCSSSPCINGGTCHRSGRGYLCVCLGSAYGTNCEHALDPCLSDPCQNGGQCRRNFNLFTCECSPEWTGDRCEDESPRCNELSPPLNGSIITTVGAESSVLPGSSTRFQCDEGFLLEGESVLECLSNSEWSDTVPRCRRNQ; encoded by the exons ATGTTCTTCTACCTGAAGCTAAAGATATTCGCTGTACTTTGCTTTTTTGCAATAACAG TTGTTTCTATGGCGAACGATCAAGTTTGCTCTGATCGTGATGAAAATAATGTCGAATCGGGGAGGAAATGCAGAAAGAGCTGCGAGACTGACCAAGATTGTAGGAATCCGAATAAACAATGTCTATGTGACGATCTATGTGGAATGTCTTGCGTTAACCCAG ATTGGATATGCTCAGAACTTGAGCAATTAGAAAACGTCTCCATAGAAGGAAACAGAACATACGGAAGTGAGGTCACATACATTTGCAACGATGGATACGTTTTGGTTGGCAGCAGCACAAGAAGATGTCGATCTGACAAGACATGGACCGGATCAGCGCCATATTGTGATG CATTCGAATGTCCGTACCCCGCCCGTATATCGAGGGCATTCCCCGAAACAGAGAAAAGAGTTTTCTTCCTCGGTGACGTAGTGACGTATGAGTGCAACTACG GTTATATTTTATCTGGAAATCCCAACATAACATGCACAAGACAGGGCTGGACGACAAACCTGATCCAATGCACAAGAGTGGAATGCGGGCCGCCTCCAAATATAACAGACGGTTACTGGGAAGGAAACGATTTTCATTTCGGATGCAGGGTCACTTATCACTGCCATGTTG GGTATGAGTTccaacaaagaaaacattttatttcttgttcCACGGATGGTATCTGGCAAGGGGATGTCCCATCCTGCAAAG TGAAGACGTGTTCGGCTCCGATAGCTCCTGTCAATGGAGAGGTAAATGACGACGGTATCGATTACACTTACGGAAACGAAATTAGCTACATTTGCGACCCCGGTTATGAGCTAAACGGAAGTGACGTTGGACGGTGCAACGAAAACAGGACTTGGGGAGATGCTCCTAACTGCATTG ACAGGCGTTGTCTGGTGCCGTCCGCTCCTGCTCATAGCCTCGCTTCTCGAAATCCACAAACAAGAGTCTTACCAAgtcaaaacatttcatttagcTGCAGTGAAGGTTTCACAATGATTGGGccaacaacaatattttgtagTTATGAAGGAACTTGGTCAAATGATTTTCCTGAGTGTGTGG CTAGGAGATGCACTCCTAGGGGCGAATGTCAATTTCCTTTCATGCATGAAGGAAAAAGCCATAAATCTTGCATCCAAAGCCGATACGGGGCGTTTTGTGAGACAGCAACAAGCAGAGAAGGATTTGCAAGATGCGACCGAACCTGCCCCG tcGGTCGGTCAAGTTGGAGTTCATGGAGTTCGTGCTCAGAGGGATGCGCAGAAGGTCAACAAAGTCGAACTAGACGATGTCAAAATCCGCCAGGTGGAGCAAGATGTGAAGGACAAGGCTTTGAAAGAAAGGAATGCAATATTCAAACCTGTCTCAGTGATGGCGGAGTTC GTGTGAACAACAAGATCTACAAATTACTTACAATCGCTTCCAAGTACAACCAAGCCGCGGCAAAATGCGCTCAGTTACCGGGACGGTTGGCGATGCTCAAAACGAAGGAAATCTTtgacaaagttctaacgatcTTATCACACAACGGTGTCTATTACATTGggatgaaacaaataaaaggaaCCTGGCGATATTCCGATGGAAGTCGAGTTCCTTTGCGTGGAGATGGTGGTTTTCATCGTTGGGCTTGGGGACAGCCCGACAACTTGTGGTTTAACGAACATTGTGGTAGTGTACGAACAGGACCGAGGAACTGGAACGACATTAATTGTGGAGAACGAATTCATTTTGTCTGCGAAATTG ACATCAACCCATGTAGCAATAACCCTTGCCAGAATGGAGGACTTTGCCGAAAGACGGACAACTCATTCAAATGCAACTGTATAAAGCCTTACAAAGGAGACATTTGCGACCAAG CGGTTACATGCGATCGTCCTGATGTAACGTCATCAATAGAAATAACAGGAAAACACGAGGACACTTACATTCACGGATCGACAATTTCATTTGAATGCAAAAGTCAGAATGAGGTTTTGAGTGGAAACACGAAAATAACCTGCACAGATCGTGGAACCTGGAATAAAATTCCTCCTACATCATGCA GGTTTGATCCATGCAGCAGCTCCCCTTGCATAAACGGCGGTACTTGCCACCGCAGTGGTCGTGGATATTTATGCGTTTGCTTGGGCAGTGCTTATGGAACTAACTGTGAGCATG CGCTTGACCCGTGTTTGAGCGATCCTTGTCAGAATGGGGGACAATGCAGAAGAAATTTCAACTTATTTACATGCGAATGTTCTCCTGAATGGACTGGGGACCGGTGCGAGGATG AATCACCTCGATGCAATGAACTTTCTCCTCCTTTAAACGGTTCCATTATTACCACGGTAGGAGCCGAGAGTTCTGTTCTTCCCGGATCTTCCACCAGGTTCCAGTGCGATGAAGGTTTTCTGTTGGAGGGGGAGAGTGTCTTGGAATGTCTGAGCAACTCGGAGTGGAGCGATACAGTTCCTCGCTGTCGTcgcaatcaataa
- the LOC143468487 gene encoding complement receptor type 2-like isoform X2, with translation MFFYLKLKIFAVLCFFAITVVSMANDQVCSDRDENNVESGRKCRKSCETDQDCRNPNKQCLCDDLCGMSCVNPDWICSELEQLENVSIEGNRTYGSEVTYICNDGYVLVGSSTRRCRSDKTWTGSAPYCDAFECPYPARISRAFPETEKRVFFLGDVVTYECNYGYILSGNPNITCTRQGWTTNLIQCTRVECGPPPNITDGYWEGNDFHFGCRVTYHCHVGYEFQQRKHFISCSTDGIWQGDVPSCKVKTCSAPIAPVNGEVNDDGIDYTYGNEISYICDPGYELNGSDVGRCNENRTWGDAPNCIDRRCLVPSAPAHSLASRNPQTRVLPSQNISFSCSEGFTMIGPTTIFCSYEGTWSNDFPECVARRCTPRGECQFPFMHEGKSHKSCIQSRYGAFCETATSREGFARCDRTCPVGRSSWSSWSSCSEGCAEGQQSRTRRCQNPPGGARCEGQGFERKECNIQTCLSDGGVRVNNKIYKLLTIASKYNQAAAKCAQLPGRLAMLKTKEIFDKVLTILSHNGVYYIGMKQIKGTWRYSDGSRVPLRGDGGFHRWAWGQPDNLWFNEHCGSVRTGPRNWNDINCGERIHFVCEIDINPCSNNPCQNGGLCRKTDNSFKCNCIKPYKGDICDQAVTCDRPDVTSSIEITGKHEDTYIHGSTISFECKSQNEVLSGNTKITCTDRGTWNKIPPTSCRFDPCSSSPCINGGTCHRSGRGYLCVCLGSAYGTNCEHESPRCNELSPPLNGSIITTVGAESSVLPGSSTRFQCDEGFLLEGESVLECLSNSEWSDTVPRCRRNQ, from the exons ATGTTCTTCTACCTGAAGCTAAAGATATTCGCTGTACTTTGCTTTTTTGCAATAACAG TTGTTTCTATGGCGAACGATCAAGTTTGCTCTGATCGTGATGAAAATAATGTCGAATCGGGGAGGAAATGCAGAAAGAGCTGCGAGACTGACCAAGATTGTAGGAATCCGAATAAACAATGTCTATGTGACGATCTATGTGGAATGTCTTGCGTTAACCCAG ATTGGATATGCTCAGAACTTGAGCAATTAGAAAACGTCTCCATAGAAGGAAACAGAACATACGGAAGTGAGGTCACATACATTTGCAACGATGGATACGTTTTGGTTGGCAGCAGCACAAGAAGATGTCGATCTGACAAGACATGGACCGGATCAGCGCCATATTGTGATG CATTCGAATGTCCGTACCCCGCCCGTATATCGAGGGCATTCCCCGAAACAGAGAAAAGAGTTTTCTTCCTCGGTGACGTAGTGACGTATGAGTGCAACTACG GTTATATTTTATCTGGAAATCCCAACATAACATGCACAAGACAGGGCTGGACGACAAACCTGATCCAATGCACAAGAGTGGAATGCGGGCCGCCTCCAAATATAACAGACGGTTACTGGGAAGGAAACGATTTTCATTTCGGATGCAGGGTCACTTATCACTGCCATGTTG GGTATGAGTTccaacaaagaaaacattttatttcttgttcCACGGATGGTATCTGGCAAGGGGATGTCCCATCCTGCAAAG TGAAGACGTGTTCGGCTCCGATAGCTCCTGTCAATGGAGAGGTAAATGACGACGGTATCGATTACACTTACGGAAACGAAATTAGCTACATTTGCGACCCCGGTTATGAGCTAAACGGAAGTGACGTTGGACGGTGCAACGAAAACAGGACTTGGGGAGATGCTCCTAACTGCATTG ACAGGCGTTGTCTGGTGCCGTCCGCTCCTGCTCATAGCCTCGCTTCTCGAAATCCACAAACAAGAGTCTTACCAAgtcaaaacatttcatttagcTGCAGTGAAGGTTTCACAATGATTGGGccaacaacaatattttgtagTTATGAAGGAACTTGGTCAAATGATTTTCCTGAGTGTGTGG CTAGGAGATGCACTCCTAGGGGCGAATGTCAATTTCCTTTCATGCATGAAGGAAAAAGCCATAAATCTTGCATCCAAAGCCGATACGGGGCGTTTTGTGAGACAGCAACAAGCAGAGAAGGATTTGCAAGATGCGACCGAACCTGCCCCG tcGGTCGGTCAAGTTGGAGTTCATGGAGTTCGTGCTCAGAGGGATGCGCAGAAGGTCAACAAAGTCGAACTAGACGATGTCAAAATCCGCCAGGTGGAGCAAGATGTGAAGGACAAGGCTTTGAAAGAAAGGAATGCAATATTCAAACCTGTCTCAGTGATGGCGGAGTTC GTGTGAACAACAAGATCTACAAATTACTTACAATCGCTTCCAAGTACAACCAAGCCGCGGCAAAATGCGCTCAGTTACCGGGACGGTTGGCGATGCTCAAAACGAAGGAAATCTTtgacaaagttctaacgatcTTATCACACAACGGTGTCTATTACATTGggatgaaacaaataaaaggaaCCTGGCGATATTCCGATGGAAGTCGAGTTCCTTTGCGTGGAGATGGTGGTTTTCATCGTTGGGCTTGGGGACAGCCCGACAACTTGTGGTTTAACGAACATTGTGGTAGTGTACGAACAGGACCGAGGAACTGGAACGACATTAATTGTGGAGAACGAATTCATTTTGTCTGCGAAATTG ACATCAACCCATGTAGCAATAACCCTTGCCAGAATGGAGGACTTTGCCGAAAGACGGACAACTCATTCAAATGCAACTGTATAAAGCCTTACAAAGGAGACATTTGCGACCAAG CGGTTACATGCGATCGTCCTGATGTAACGTCATCAATAGAAATAACAGGAAAACACGAGGACACTTACATTCACGGATCGACAATTTCATTTGAATGCAAAAGTCAGAATGAGGTTTTGAGTGGAAACACGAAAATAACCTGCACAGATCGTGGAACCTGGAATAAAATTCCTCCTACATCATGCA GGTTTGATCCATGCAGCAGCTCCCCTTGCATAAACGGCGGTACTTGCCACCGCAGTGGTCGTGGATATTTATGCGTTTGCTTGGGCAGTGCTTATGGAACTAACTGTGAGCATG AATCACCTCGATGCAATGAACTTTCTCCTCCTTTAAACGGTTCCATTATTACCACGGTAGGAGCCGAGAGTTCTGTTCTTCCCGGATCTTCCACCAGGTTCCAGTGCGATGAAGGTTTTCTGTTGGAGGGGGAGAGTGTCTTGGAATGTCTGAGCAACTCGGAGTGGAGCGATACAGTTCCTCGCTGTCGTcgcaatcaataa